A DNA window from Aminiphilus circumscriptus DSM 16581 contains the following coding sequences:
- the moaC gene encoding cyclic pyranopterin monophosphate synthase MoaC, with translation MVFNHLDKEGHPVMVDIEGKAPSRREATAEGWVHLPRSVYDAVENNTVAKGDVLQIAELAGIQGAKRTAELIPLCHPLRLDAVAVRCEMDREKQAVHIIATAKAREATGVEMEALTSVSLAALTVYDMCKGIDKGMRIEGIRLLRKSGGKSGFFECEVER, from the coding sequence ATGGTTTTTAATCATCTTGACAAAGAGGGCCATCCCGTAATGGTGGATATTGAAGGGAAAGCCCCATCGAGGCGGGAGGCGACAGCCGAAGGATGGGTGCATCTTCCGAGGAGCGTGTATGATGCGGTCGAGAACAACACCGTGGCGAAGGGTGATGTACTGCAAATCGCTGAACTGGCGGGGATTCAAGGCGCCAAGCGAACCGCCGAGTTGATCCCTCTTTGTCACCCTCTCCGCCTTGATGCTGTTGCCGTCCGTTGCGAGATGGACCGAGAGAAACAAGCCGTCCATATCATCGCCACGGCAAAAGCGCGGGAGGCTACGGGAGTTGAAATGGAGGCATTGACGTCGGTATCTCTTGCGGCGTTGACCGTGTATGACATGTGCAAGGGTATTGACAAAGGTATGCGCATCGAGGGCATTCGCCTGCTTCGAAAGAGCGGGGGAAAAAGCGGCTTTTTCGAATGCGAGGTGGAACGATGA
- the rsfS gene encoding ribosome silencing factor, translated as MEEHKTLLEEHENRTNEDFRETHRIIKALDDKHAMDILFLDLRDFTTVSDAFILATANSETHLQTLQDTTEEVMGELGLFCQLEGQTSNRWRLVDAGHVVIHLFSKEGRKFYGLERIWGDAPRTQFGEHSE; from the coding sequence ATGGAAGAGCATAAGACACTGCTAGAAGAACATGAGAATAGGACGAATGAGGATTTTCGTGAAACGCATCGCATCATTAAAGCACTTGACGATAAGCATGCCATGGACATTTTGTTTCTCGATCTCCGTGATTTTACGACGGTCTCCGACGCATTCATCCTCGCCACGGCAAATTCTGAAACACACCTGCAAACGCTACAAGATACAACAGAAGAGGTAATGGGAGAGTTAGGCCTTTTTTGCCAGCTTGAAGGCCAAACCAGCAATCGTTGGCGCCTCGTTGATGCAGGACATGTAGTGATTCATCTCTTCAGTAAAGAGGGACGAAAGTTTTATGGCCTCGAGCGCATCTGGGGAGACGCGCCGCGCACACAGTTTGGGGAACACAGTGAGTAA
- the moaA gene encoding GTP 3',8-cyclase MoaA, which yields MASLIGSLGRCLDYARLSITDRCNLRCRYCMPEEGIPWIAHDDILTYEDMLFLIDILQDLGIRKIRITGGEPLVRKGIASFLAMLKPTFPSLRFALTTNGILLEKYAEILVNAGFSGINVSLDTLDPEKFTFVTRGGDLRQVFRGIARATSAGIATKINTVLIQGFNDGEIPALLEYAHGVGALLRFIEFMPLDGDVWSEGRFLPAEMILQRLPEPEMWHFIEKKDHSEGPAMHLRHEKTAQRIGIIAAVTHHFCDTCNRLRFSANGEIRSCLFSRKGTSLFLPLRARERNAVKELIVGVAQEKPRCWKDLLDGERHMSRIGG from the coding sequence ATGGCCAGCCTGATTGGTTCTCTGGGACGCTGTTTGGACTACGCTAGACTTTCCATCACGGACCGTTGTAATCTCAGGTGTCGTTATTGCATGCCGGAAGAAGGAATACCCTGGATTGCGCATGACGATATCCTTACCTATGAGGACATGCTCTTTCTCATAGATATTCTCCAGGATCTGGGTATCAGAAAGATCCGCATTACCGGTGGAGAACCTCTTGTCCGCAAGGGTATCGCTTCCTTTCTGGCGATGCTGAAACCAACCTTTCCGAGCCTGCGCTTTGCTCTGACGACCAACGGAATTCTCTTGGAAAAGTACGCCGAAATTCTTGTGAATGCAGGTTTTTCTGGGATCAATGTGAGCTTGGACACACTCGACCCGGAAAAATTCACCTTTGTCACTCGAGGTGGAGATCTCCGGCAGGTTTTTCGGGGAATTGCGCGTGCAACTTCTGCGGGAATTGCAACAAAGATTAATACGGTCCTTATTCAAGGATTCAACGATGGAGAAATTCCCGCTCTATTGGAGTACGCACATGGAGTAGGAGCGCTACTGCGTTTCATTGAGTTCATGCCTTTGGATGGAGATGTCTGGAGCGAAGGACGTTTTCTTCCGGCAGAAATGATCCTCCAGCGTCTCCCGGAGCCGGAAATGTGGCATTTCATCGAAAAAAAGGATCACAGCGAAGGACCTGCAATGCATCTCCGCCATGAGAAAACGGCACAGCGAATCGGAATCATCGCGGCAGTGACGCATCATTTTTGCGATACTTGTAATCGACTTCGTTTCAGTGCTAACGGAGAAATCAGATCCTGTCTGTTCAGCCGAAAAGGGACCTCTCTCTTTCTTCCTTTGCGAGCACGAGAGCGCAATGCGGTGAAAGAGCTGATCGTGGGCGTGGCGCAGGAAAAACCACGGTGCTGGAAAGATCTGCTTGATGGGGAAAGACACATGTCGCGCATTGGAGGATAA
- the rapZ gene encoding RNase adapter RapZ, translating to MPGENDEKVSRCIIITGISGSGKTTTLHHLEDQGMFAIDNIPPSLLPQLFDVLRTHKAAVEHGVAAVVDVRGEALLHDLIEVMGFLRRSISDVRLVFLDADDAELLRRFETTRRRHPLGGIPILEGIAWERDVLAPIRDIADVVLDTSGLLPTAFREKILGELGSSREHVTLIVSSFGYKYGVPKDCDFLFDVRFLLNPYYSEELRPLSGRDDAVQTYLRNLQESERLMTSLLGFLELVLPLYGNTGKMQMHVGVGCTGGRHRSVAVAEWIGAHFREKGWVCTVRHRDIDKEARW from the coding sequence GTGCCAGGGGAAAACGACGAAAAAGTGTCCCGCTGTATCATCATTACGGGAATCTCCGGTAGTGGAAAGACGACAACCCTGCATCATCTTGAAGATCAGGGTATGTTCGCCATTGATAACATTCCGCCGTCGCTTTTGCCTCAACTGTTCGATGTACTTCGAACGCATAAAGCGGCAGTGGAGCACGGTGTCGCCGCTGTCGTTGACGTCAGGGGCGAGGCACTTCTGCATGATCTCATCGAGGTGATGGGATTTCTTCGCCGTTCCATTTCCGATGTCAGGCTTGTTTTTCTCGATGCTGATGATGCGGAACTGCTTCGCCGTTTTGAGACGACTCGAAGACGACATCCCCTTGGAGGAATACCGATTCTGGAGGGAATTGCTTGGGAGAGGGATGTCCTGGCACCCATTCGGGATATTGCGGATGTTGTTCTTGACACGTCCGGTCTCTTGCCGACCGCATTTCGGGAAAAAATTCTTGGAGAGCTGGGCTCTTCTCGGGAACATGTCACACTTATTGTCAGTTCCTTCGGGTATAAATATGGTGTTCCCAAAGACTGTGACTTCCTTTTCGATGTCCGCTTTCTTCTGAACCCTTACTACAGTGAGGAGCTGAGGCCTCTGTCGGGCAGGGACGATGCGGTACAGACATATCTCAGAAATCTTCAGGAGTCGGAACGGCTCATGACATCGTTACTGGGCTTTCTCGAGCTTGTGCTGCCCCTTTATGGAAACACGGGGAAAATGCAGATGCATGTCGGGGTGGGCTGTACCGGAGGAAGGCATAGATCCGTCGCTGTGGCGGAATGGATAGGCGCCCATTTTCGAGAAAAGGGATGGGTATGCACCGTTCGTCACCGAGACATCGATAAGGAGGCACGTTGGTAG
- the gap gene encoding type I glyceraldehyde-3-phosphate dehydrogenase, which yields MNKIRVGINGFGRIGRLTLRAFFQHGAVEDQLFDVVAVNDLAPPESLAYLFKYDSVHRRFAGDVACEDNALLIAGNKVEVLAEKDPAKLPWKDMGVDIVIESTGKFVDAEKAKAHIAAGAKKVLISAPATEEDVTVVMGVNEQVYDPKKHHIISNASCTTNCLAPVVKVLHESFGVENGLMTTAHSYTNDQTILDFPHKKPSRGRAGALSIIPSTTGAAKAIGKVLPELKGKLNGFALRVPTPNVSVVDLSALLKKNVTAEEVNAAMKVAAEGPLKGILAYEPEDLVSMDFVGDSHSSIFAPLHTMVVDSMVKVLAWYDNEWGYSCRIIDLVNYMVRKGF from the coding sequence ATGAACAAAATACGCGTGGGAATCAACGGTTTTGGCCGTATCGGGAGATTGACACTGAGGGCATTTTTTCAGCATGGTGCCGTCGAAGACCAGCTTTTCGATGTTGTTGCGGTGAACGACCTTGCACCCCCCGAAAGCCTTGCTTATCTGTTTAAATATGATTCAGTGCATCGGCGTTTTGCTGGTGATGTGGCCTGTGAAGACAATGCACTGCTCATTGCGGGAAACAAAGTGGAAGTCCTTGCGGAGAAGGATCCCGCGAAGCTTCCCTGGAAAGACATGGGTGTCGATATCGTGATCGAATCCACAGGAAAATTTGTCGATGCGGAGAAAGCCAAGGCACATATTGCCGCTGGAGCAAAGAAAGTCCTCATCTCTGCTCCGGCTACAGAAGAAGATGTGACGGTGGTTATGGGAGTGAATGAACAGGTCTACGACCCGAAAAAGCACCATATCATCTCGAATGCGTCGTGTACGACGAATTGTCTTGCGCCCGTAGTGAAAGTTCTGCACGAGTCCTTCGGTGTCGAAAACGGGTTAATGACAACTGCTCATTCATATACGAACGATCAGACAATTCTTGATTTCCCCCACAAAAAGCCCAGCCGCGGAAGGGCAGGGGCTCTTTCCATCATTCCCAGCACCACAGGCGCTGCCAAAGCCATTGGAAAGGTTCTTCCGGAGCTGAAGGGGAAATTGAACGGATTCGCCCTGCGTGTACCGACTCCGAATGTCTCCGTGGTGGACCTCTCTGCACTGCTCAAAAAGAATGTGACGGCGGAGGAAGTCAACGCGGCCATGAAAGTTGCCGCCGAAGGTCCCTTGAAGGGCATTTTGGCCTATGAACCGGAGGATCTTGTCTCCATGGATTTCGTCGGTGATAGCCATTCCTCTATTTTTGCCCCACTTCACACCATGGTGGTCGATTCAATGGTGAAAGTTCTCGCCTGGTACGACAACGAATGGGGATATAGCTGCCGAATCATTGATCTTGTGAATTACATGGTTCGTAAGGGATTCTAA
- a CDS encoding uridine diphosphate-N-acetylglucosamine-binding protein YvcK: MLLERWNKRRNHSKRDVMAKAREIRLSMGPQIVAFGGGTGLSTLLRGLKGFTRNLTAVVTVTDEGGSSGRLRQEWGVLPPGDIRNCLVALAEDDSALNRLLSFRFDRGELAGHSLGNLILLAATELAGDFRLAVEEMNNLLAIRGRVLPVTTEAVSLHGRTKENLHVKGELDISRNGMKLEQIWLEPPGATPLPDVLSVVERAEVIVLGPGSLFTSILPNLLLPAVASAIRKSPAPVVYVANLMTQPGETETFSIFDHVKWIARTTRRYPDYVLANEDQVPEAVAKRYALAGARPLYLGEEELENMRRKGINVVVGSFLALNKEKIVRHQSHNLAEAIIRITRESQERQTWKN, translated from the coding sequence ATGCTTCTTGAGCGATGGAACAAACGACGAAACCACTCAAAGCGCGATGTTATGGCGAAAGCCAGGGAAATACGCCTTTCCATGGGCCCGCAGATTGTCGCTTTCGGAGGTGGGACCGGTCTATCCACACTGTTGAGAGGACTCAAGGGATTTACGAGAAATCTCACCGCGGTAGTCACGGTTACCGACGAGGGGGGAAGCTCAGGGAGACTTCGCCAGGAGTGGGGTGTTCTTCCTCCTGGAGATATCCGAAATTGCCTGGTTGCCCTTGCCGAAGATGACAGTGCTCTCAATCGTCTTCTCAGCTTTCGGTTCGACCGGGGCGAATTGGCCGGGCACAGTTTGGGTAATCTCATTCTTCTTGCGGCTACGGAACTTGCCGGAGATTTCCGTCTCGCGGTGGAGGAAATGAACAATCTGCTCGCTATTCGCGGTAGGGTATTGCCTGTGACGACCGAGGCGGTAAGCCTTCACGGGCGAACCAAGGAGAATCTTCACGTCAAGGGTGAACTCGATATTTCGCGCAATGGCATGAAATTGGAACAGATCTGGCTTGAGCCTCCCGGAGCGACACCTCTCCCGGACGTCCTTTCCGTGGTGGAACGGGCAGAAGTGATCGTCCTGGGTCCCGGTAGTCTTTTCACGAGCATCTTGCCGAATCTCCTACTTCCCGCAGTTGCCTCCGCGATCCGAAAAAGCCCTGCGCCTGTCGTGTACGTGGCAAATCTCATGACGCAGCCGGGCGAGACGGAAACATTCAGCATCTTCGATCATGTAAAATGGATCGCCCGCACGACACGCCGCTATCCTGACTATGTTCTTGCCAATGAAGACCAGGTCCCTGAGGCTGTGGCGAAGCGCTATGCGTTGGCAGGAGCACGTCCGCTTTATCTGGGAGAAGAGGAGCTCGAAAACATGCGCCGGAAGGGCATCAATGTTGTTGTCGGCTCATTCCTCGCCTTGAACAAAGAGAAGATAGTCCGCCATCAGAGCCACAATCTCGCGGAAGCGATCATCCGCATCACCCGTGAATCCCAAGAGAGACAAACGTGGAAAAACTGA
- a CDS encoding LCP family protein — translation MTKIKIVLAIFLALLSSGIGVALRLQQVIQPDSSDIKENFHYNQTSGSVTILLVGVDYTEGSRRADSIAVATINIDTKKIKILSIPRDTRVQIPGHGWQKINHAYAFGGKDLLYKTIINYLGIPIDYFVVLNYDTFPALVDLVGGIDLLVEKRLHYVDRAGGLYIDIPAGQQHLDGKRALHYVRFRNDAQGDIGRVKRQQRFMAALLEKIKKPAMLPKLPQIVEETIRNIETNMNTTQALQLASYLKDVSVEDLVAMTLPGNPAYISGISYWLGDLNATAKFLSWAEDENAEEPLSQDLLSFPGRGDSENTSGDDSLAVAEPTLTRQDMEALVQSIVERVAVLNGNGTKGISKDAATFLQKIGVDVGYVGNAKHFDYHTSNILYPQNANEKVRKTASSLGVLCEISPRLIRPDAKVAYATLILGHDYKKVLSKLQALAQQ, via the coding sequence ATGACAAAGATAAAGATCGTTCTCGCGATTTTTCTCGCATTGCTTTCCAGCGGGATAGGAGTCGCGCTGAGATTGCAGCAGGTGATTCAACCTGACTCCAGCGATATCAAAGAAAATTTTCACTACAATCAGACATCCGGATCCGTCACGATACTGCTTGTGGGCGTGGATTATACGGAAGGCTCCAGACGAGCTGATTCGATTGCCGTTGCCACGATCAACATCGACACCAAAAAGATCAAAATTCTCTCGATCCCCAGAGACACCCGAGTCCAAATCCCTGGACACGGCTGGCAGAAGATCAACCATGCCTATGCTTTTGGTGGAAAAGATCTCCTTTACAAAACGATCATCAACTATTTGGGCATCCCCATTGATTACTTTGTCGTCCTCAACTACGATACTTTTCCTGCATTGGTCGATCTGGTGGGCGGCATTGATCTTCTTGTCGAGAAGAGACTCCATTACGTTGACAGAGCCGGTGGACTTTACATCGATATCCCCGCGGGGCAGCAACATCTCGACGGGAAACGTGCACTTCACTACGTTCGTTTTCGCAACGATGCACAAGGGGATATTGGGAGAGTGAAGCGACAGCAACGTTTCATGGCAGCACTCCTGGAAAAGATAAAAAAACCTGCGATGTTACCTAAACTACCTCAGATTGTTGAGGAAACTATCCGTAATATCGAGACGAACATGAACACTACCCAGGCACTCCAACTAGCATCCTATTTGAAGGATGTCTCCGTGGAGGACCTGGTTGCAATGACACTTCCGGGAAACCCTGCCTACATTTCCGGAATCAGCTATTGGTTGGGGGATCTCAACGCCACGGCCAAATTTCTTTCCTGGGCAGAAGACGAGAATGCAGAAGAGCCTCTTTCTCAAGACCTTCTCTCTTTCCCCGGAAGAGGGGACTCCGAGAACACTTCGGGCGATGACTCACTCGCCGTGGCCGAACCAACCCTCACAAGACAGGACATGGAAGCACTTGTCCAGTCCATCGTGGAACGTGTTGCCGTTCTGAATGGAAATGGAACGAAGGGGATTAGCAAGGATGCGGCTACCTTTTTGCAAAAAATAGGTGTTGATGTCGGCTATGTCGGGAATGCAAAACATTTTGATTATCACACGAGCAATATTCTTTACCCGCAAAACGCCAATGAGAAAGTACGAAAAACGGCAAGTAGCCTCGGCGTTCTTTGTGAGATATCGCCCAGACTCATCAGGCCTGATGCAAAAGTAGCCTATGCCACGCTTATCCTGGGACATGATTACAAAAAAGTCCTTTCTAAACTCCAGGCCCTCGCGCAGCAATAA
- a CDS encoding phosphoglycerate kinase translates to MKLRQINAEEFQGKNVLVRVDFNVPMKEGRVTDDTRIRAHLETLRLLKDAGAKTALVSHLGRPKGKKDLSFSLRPVAEYFRKLTGWDVAFCDDCVGDAVQGAMAQCSRGSFVVLENVRFYSEEEKNDEEFARNLAVPFDAFVMDAFSAAHRAHASTRGVAEVLPSYPGKLLLKEVEFLGEVRDAPRQPFVLVLGGAKVSDKIGVIEHLLDKVSSIVIGGGMAFTFLKAMGKNVGNSLCEEEKLAFSKEMLVLAQEKNIAIHLPVDVLVAKECRADVPVSLVSVDAIPDEEMGLDIGSETCKRFAKILTQAKTILWNGPMGVFEIPAFAAGTRAVCEAMAEATREGALTVVGGGDSAAAINELGFAEKVSHVSTGGGASLEFFEGKTLPGVEPFIEHA, encoded by the coding sequence ATGAAGCTTCGGCAGATCAATGCTGAGGAATTTCAAGGGAAAAACGTTCTCGTCCGGGTTGATTTCAACGTTCCCATGAAAGAGGGGCGCGTGACCGACGACACTCGGATCCGGGCACATTTAGAAACACTTCGCCTGCTGAAAGATGCCGGGGCGAAGACAGCCTTGGTTTCGCATCTTGGCCGGCCGAAAGGAAAGAAAGACCTTTCGTTCTCCTTGAGGCCGGTGGCGGAATATTTTCGGAAACTAACGGGATGGGATGTCGCTTTTTGTGACGACTGTGTTGGTGATGCTGTTCAGGGCGCCATGGCACAGTGTTCTCGTGGAAGTTTCGTTGTTCTGGAGAATGTTCGTTTTTATTCGGAGGAAGAGAAGAACGACGAAGAATTTGCACGGAATCTCGCTGTACCCTTTGATGCTTTTGTCATGGATGCTTTTAGTGCCGCTCATCGGGCGCATGCATCCACACGAGGCGTCGCGGAAGTGTTGCCTTCCTATCCGGGAAAACTCTTATTGAAGGAAGTAGAATTTCTCGGAGAGGTGCGTGATGCTCCGAGGCAGCCCTTTGTGCTCGTCTTGGGCGGAGCGAAAGTTTCTGACAAGATCGGGGTCATTGAGCATCTGCTGGACAAAGTTTCTTCCATTGTCATAGGAGGAGGCATGGCCTTCACATTTCTGAAAGCCATGGGAAAGAACGTCGGCAATTCCCTCTGCGAGGAGGAGAAGCTCGCCTTTTCGAAAGAGATGTTGGTTCTTGCGCAAGAAAAAAACATCGCGATTCATCTTCCCGTGGATGTTCTTGTGGCGAAAGAGTGCAGGGCTGACGTTCCAGTATCTCTGGTTTCTGTTGATGCCATTCCCGATGAAGAGATGGGTTTGGATATCGGCTCGGAGACGTGCAAACGCTTTGCGAAAATCTTGACCCAGGCGAAGACAATCCTTTGGAATGGTCCAATGGGTGTTTTTGAGATTCCCGCCTTTGCGGCAGGAACTCGTGCGGTATGTGAGGCCATGGCCGAAGCCACCAGGGAGGGAGCTCTCACTGTGGTCGGAGGTGGTGACAGCGCCGCAGCTATCAACGAACTTGGGTTTGCCGAAAAGGTCAGCCACGTCTCTACCGGTGGAGGAGCAAGTCTTGAGTTCTTCGAGGGAAAAACCCTTCCCGGTGTGGAACCGTTCATCGAACATGCCTAG
- the whiA gene encoding DNA-binding protein WhiA yields MDLVSSSSNGKDKIHLGSRRLWVFRRLRRLWNSSSWKGLQELGELLSVPREKHGRILLTLPGRLYSEVQERNAEVFKKLFSRPVPWFRGIWGNLGSLYLPRFGYYLALKQPQEDQTRLRLQGILRGLNVRASSRRRGRRAEWLVRDQQTISRVLECLGLTKTVTLLEQNARVRSLRERANMIVNCDSANIRKSLEAAARHIALSKRLVEMNALEYLPDDLKELVMLRLQHPSLTLKELGQMLSKPVSKSTVEYRWNKLSRWAGVETATEEEK; encoded by the coding sequence ATGGATTTAGTGTCCTCTTCATCCAACGGGAAGGATAAAATCCATCTCGGAAGTCGACGTCTCTGGGTTTTTCGCAGATTGCGAAGACTTTGGAACAGTTCCTCCTGGAAAGGCTTGCAGGAACTTGGAGAATTGCTTTCAGTGCCTAGGGAGAAACACGGGAGAATTCTTCTGACGCTTCCTGGTAGGCTTTATTCCGAGGTGCAGGAGCGAAACGCCGAAGTTTTCAAAAAGCTTTTCTCCAGGCCTGTTCCCTGGTTTAGGGGCATTTGGGGAAATCTTGGTTCGCTCTATTTACCCCGTTTTGGTTATTACCTTGCTTTGAAACAACCACAGGAGGATCAGACGCGTCTTCGTCTTCAGGGAATTCTGAGAGGCTTGAATGTCCGGGCATCGTCGAGGCGGCGAGGCCGACGCGCTGAATGGCTTGTGCGTGACCAGCAGACGATCAGCCGCGTTCTCGAGTGCTTGGGGTTGACGAAGACAGTTACCTTGTTGGAACAAAACGCCAGAGTGCGTTCCCTACGGGAGCGGGCAAATATGATCGTCAACTGTGACTCCGCGAATATCCGGAAGAGCCTGGAGGCTGCTGCCAGACACATTGCACTTTCAAAAAGGCTCGTGGAGATGAATGCCCTCGAATACCTTCCCGACGACTTGAAAGAATTGGTGATGCTTCGTCTCCAACACCCCAGTCTGACCCTCAAGGAACTGGGGCAAATGCTCTCCAAGCCTGTCAGTAAGAGTACTGTGGAATACCGTTGGAACAAACTCAGTCGCTGGGCAGGAGTGGAGACTGCGACTGAGGAGGAGAAGTGA
- the nadD gene encoding nicotinate-nucleotide adenylyltransferase, which produces MTDAHVLKKRRIGIMGGTFDPIHFGHLVVAEEAYSALRLEEVFFVPTGSPPHKAKTRVSMPEDRYTMTLLATLDNPHFRLSRIEIDRGGSSHTVDTIREMHHWYPPASVEFFFITGMDAVLDILSWKEPFALSRICRIVAAGRPGYSTSALDDLPPEIREAIVPLEIPLLAISSTEIRERVATERSIRYLVPWPVEHFIHKKALYFRHGR; this is translated from the coding sequence ATGACGGACGCACATGTTCTCAAGAAAAGGCGTATCGGCATCATGGGGGGCACCTTCGACCCTATTCATTTCGGCCACCTTGTCGTTGCGGAGGAAGCCTATTCCGCGCTACGACTTGAGGAGGTTTTTTTTGTTCCGACGGGATCCCCTCCCCACAAGGCAAAAACACGCGTCTCCATGCCCGAGGATCGGTACACCATGACGCTGCTCGCGACACTTGACAATCCACACTTTCGTCTTTCGCGAATTGAAATTGATAGAGGCGGCTCCAGTCATACCGTTGATACTATCCGGGAAATGCATCATTGGTACCCTCCGGCGAGCGTGGAGTTTTTCTTCATCACGGGAATGGATGCCGTTCTGGACATCCTGTCCTGGAAGGAACCCTTTGCCTTGAGCCGCATCTGTCGCATTGTCGCAGCAGGACGCCCCGGTTACAGCACCTCTGCACTCGATGACCTTCCGCCGGAAATCAGAGAAGCCATCGTTCCTCTGGAGATTCCACTTCTTGCCATATCGAGCACGGAAATCAGGGAACGTGTTGCAACGGAAAGAAGTATCCGCTATCTGGTTCCTTGGCCGGTGGAGCATTTCATTCACAAAAAGGCCTTGTATTTTCGTCATGGGCGGTGA
- a CDS encoding MogA/MoaB family molybdenum cofactor biosynthesis protein, with amino-acid sequence MTLSGFSQMEEGVFLKPEDDEEECFLRVVRCSPASCEVEVLRSGFLTLSQKLLPLRPLSVGILTISDKGSRGERIDTAGPALEELVLDIGGIVRQRGIVPDERDMIAGTIKQWIDEDDCHLVLTTGGTGLATRDVTPEALLSVASRVVPGIGEAMRALTWQNAPRAILTRGLAVTRGESLIVSFPGSERGARECFGAVAPVLRHAVEILRNWEKDCGSHTHHHSHA; translated from the coding sequence GTGACTCTCTCTGGTTTTTCTCAGATGGAAGAAGGCGTGTTTCTCAAGCCCGAGGATGATGAAGAGGAGTGTTTTCTTCGAGTAGTACGGTGTTCACCTGCGTCTTGCGAGGTGGAGGTCCTCCGCTCGGGATTCCTGACGTTATCCCAAAAATTATTGCCTCTTCGTCCTCTTTCGGTTGGTATCCTCACCATCAGCGACAAAGGGAGTAGGGGTGAGCGAATCGACACGGCGGGGCCGGCTCTCGAAGAACTTGTTCTCGACATCGGCGGCATTGTCCGGCAACGTGGTATCGTTCCTGATGAAAGAGACATGATTGCTGGAACGATAAAGCAATGGATAGATGAAGATGACTGCCATTTGGTTCTCACGACCGGTGGAACGGGGCTTGCTACCAGGGATGTGACCCCGGAGGCCCTCCTTTCCGTCGCATCTCGTGTTGTTCCTGGAATCGGTGAAGCCATGCGGGCTTTGACATGGCAAAACGCACCCAGAGCGATATTGACGCGAGGTCTCGCCGTCACGCGAGGCGAATCTCTTATCGTGTCCTTTCCAGGAAGCGAACGTGGAGCGCGGGAGTGCTTCGGCGCGGTGGCTCCCGTTCTTCGTCATGCGGTGGAGATCCTCCGGAATTGGGAAAAGGACTGTGGTTCGCATACGCACCATCACAGCCATGCGTAA
- the tpiA gene encoding triose-phosphate isomerase: MKKKRGVFLAGNWKMYNGPGAARSFLSKLVERVKSSQTIEKAIMEHRLVVALFPPALSLHVFREGKEMFPFLKYGTQNVHWEKEGAYTGEISVPMLQEMACDYAIIGHSERRQLFGETDIAVGKKVCACIAGGITPVLCVGETLEERERNSTFEVVERQLTEALKDVSPKDVLASLIVAYEPVWAIGTGKNARDEDAQDVCRHIRELLSRRFGEEAGEAVSILYGGSVKPGNVEGLLRQADIDGALIGGASLQVDSYLEIIEGALKVLA; encoded by the coding sequence GTGAAGAAAAAACGTGGTGTTTTCCTTGCCGGAAACTGGAAAATGTATAACGGTCCTGGAGCTGCCCGGAGCTTTCTCTCGAAGCTGGTAGAAAGAGTGAAATCTTCTCAGACGATTGAAAAGGCGATTATGGAACATCGTCTCGTTGTGGCACTTTTTCCACCTGCGCTGAGTCTCCACGTGTTTCGTGAAGGAAAAGAAATGTTTCCTTTTCTCAAATATGGCACTCAAAACGTACATTGGGAAAAAGAAGGGGCGTATACGGGAGAGATTTCGGTCCCTATGCTGCAGGAGATGGCCTGTGATTATGCTATTATAGGACATAGCGAGAGGCGGCAACTTTTTGGAGAGACCGACATCGCTGTGGGAAAGAAAGTATGTGCATGTATTGCAGGTGGTATCACCCCCGTTTTATGTGTAGGCGAGACGCTGGAAGAGCGTGAACGGAATTCCACTTTTGAGGTGGTGGAAAGGCAGCTCACCGAAGCACTCAAGGACGTTTCCCCCAAAGATGTCCTCGCATCCCTTATTGTTGCCTACGAGCCCGTTTGGGCCATTGGAACAGGGAAAAACGCACGAGACGAGGATGCCCAGGATGTGTGTCGTCATATTCGGGAATTGCTGTCTCGGCGTTTTGGCGAAGAAGCCGGTGAGGCGGTTTCGATTCTCTATGGTGGAAGTGTCAAGCCGGGTAACGTGGAAGGATTGTTGAGACAAGCGGATATTGACGGAGCGCTGATCGGAGGAGCCTCTTTGCAAGTCGATAGCTATTTGGAAATTATTGAGGGTGCTCTGAAGGTTCTCGCCTAA